One genomic region from Sphingobacterium multivorum encodes:
- a CDS encoding sulfatase-like hydrolase/transferase, producing MKKPLCLTLLLSASLFVTLPTVSFAQKASKPNVIYIYADDLGFGDLSSYGAKQIETPNLDKLARNGVRFTNAHSTSATCTPSRFALMTGTYPWRQEGTGILPGDAKLIVPTDKITLPKVFKHAGYATAIVGKWHMGLGNQVQKDWNAPIKPGPNDVGFDYSFIFPATADRVPTVFLENDQVVAAEANDPILVDYEKKIGNDPTGKEHPELLKMHSSPGQGHNQTIVNGIGRIGYMSGGTRARWVDEEVSTTFLHKAQDFISQHQNKPFFLYFCLTEPHVPRMPATQFKGKSKLGYRGDAILQLDWTVGQIQQQLQLLGLDKNTIIIFSSDNGPVLDDGYMDGAVAQQNGHLPAGPLRGGKYSIFEGGTRVPFIVSGKGVAQGKVSNALISQIDLLATSAQLLDVPLKADEAKDSAPLLKTLTGQDNKGRSSMVQHAQTLAIVKDEWKYIAPSKGAPYMKLTDTETGSLPEDQLYDLKNDIGEKNNVASKYPEKVAELKQLLEGERKK from the coding sequence ATGAAGAAGCCACTATGCCTAACGTTATTACTCTCCGCGAGCCTTTTTGTTACGCTACCCACCGTTAGTTTTGCCCAAAAGGCGAGTAAACCGAATGTCATCTATATTTATGCGGATGATCTTGGTTTCGGTGATTTAAGTAGCTATGGTGCCAAACAAATCGAGACACCCAACCTGGATAAGCTCGCCCGGAACGGCGTTCGATTTACCAATGCACATAGTACATCGGCAACTTGTACCCCTTCCCGTTTTGCATTGATGACCGGGACGTATCCATGGCGCCAGGAAGGGACAGGCATTCTGCCCGGCGATGCCAAACTAATCGTTCCTACGGATAAAATTACATTACCCAAGGTATTTAAACATGCCGGCTATGCTACTGCCATTGTTGGCAAATGGCATATGGGACTCGGAAATCAGGTCCAAAAAGACTGGAATGCACCCATCAAACCCGGGCCTAATGATGTAGGCTTTGACTATTCATTCATTTTTCCTGCAACAGCAGATCGCGTCCCAACAGTGTTTCTTGAAAATGATCAAGTTGTGGCCGCAGAAGCCAATGATCCAATCCTGGTGGACTATGAAAAGAAAATTGGTAATGATCCTACGGGCAAAGAACACCCCGAACTGCTCAAAATGCATTCTTCACCGGGTCAGGGCCACAATCAGACTATCGTCAACGGCATCGGAAGAATCGGTTACATGAGCGGCGGAACACGTGCCAGGTGGGTGGATGAAGAAGTTTCCACAACATTTCTCCACAAAGCCCAGGACTTTATTTCCCAACATCAAAACAAACCGTTCTTTCTCTATTTCTGCTTAACAGAACCACATGTCCCACGTATGCCCGCAACACAATTTAAAGGGAAAAGCAAACTCGGCTACCGCGGCGATGCGATTCTGCAGTTGGATTGGACCGTCGGACAAATTCAACAGCAGCTGCAGCTCTTGGGACTTGACAAAAACACGATTATAATTTTCAGCAGCGACAACGGGCCCGTTCTCGACGACGGCTATATGGATGGAGCTGTGGCCCAACAAAATGGCCATCTACCCGCAGGCCCACTACGCGGTGGCAAATATAGCATCTTCGAAGGCGGAACGCGCGTGCCCTTTATCGTGAGCGGCAAAGGTGTTGCACAGGGGAAAGTTTCCAATGCTTTGATCAGCCAAATAGATCTCTTGGCAACAAGTGCCCAATTATTGGATGTTCCACTAAAAGCAGATGAAGCAAAAGACAGCGCCCCACTCTTGAAAACCTTAACCGGTCAAGATAATAAGGGACGTAGCAGTATGGTACAGCATGCGCAGACACTGGCTATCGTAAAGGACGAATGGAAATATATTGCACCCAGCAAAGGTGCCCCCTACATGAAACTAACCGATACTGAAACAGGAAGTCTTCCGGAAGATCAGTTATACGATCTCAAAAATGATATCGGCGAAAAGAATAATGTGGCTTCAAAATATCCAGAAAAGGTCGCTGAACTCAAGCAGTTATTGGAAGGAGAACGTAAAAAATGA
- a CDS encoding RagB/SusD family nutrient uptake outer membrane protein, translating into MIHITHRHIKLALCILLASSLSISCKKQLETNPLDKFANETFWTSETNAQSALTGLYKAEIQMNSLAEFSPTDWWSYNGLLYLEFASDNAYDRRGDNSVFNKLSDGTLTSNNGNLDNYWQYTYKKIARANYFLENIDKTPISAELLARFKAEARFIRACQYFYLSQYWGDAPLVTKTLTPNEANQVSKAKKQELVTFVERELQEAANDLPSYGKLTAAERGRASKQAALAFLGRIQLAEKAYADAIKSYEQIINANENSIDPNYSGLFNGTNETSKEIIFATQYLVDLAGNGMFQHNFPAVAGGWHLHCPLGSLVESYGFTDGTAFSYDDPRYNAQDISKNRDPRLAFTVITNGDRFKNLKYTSHPDSTLSIDQLTTTKQATRTGYGLRKFNDEGFSGNLQNSGADVPIIRYAEVLLSYFEAKLENGDPITSDLLDKTINAVRKRNSVNMPAITVQSSSALRSTLRNERRVELALEGLRYWDLLRWGIAKDVLKGDFYGAPFPNAKNLRIKSGGSKDPYNRWYVTSKSFRAGQDEHWPIPQNEININPNLK; encoded by the coding sequence ATGATACACATCACACACAGACATATAAAATTGGCCCTATGCATTCTTCTTGCATCAAGCCTGAGCATCAGCTGCAAAAAACAGCTGGAAACCAATCCGCTTGATAAATTTGCAAACGAGACTTTTTGGACCAGTGAAACAAATGCGCAATCAGCGCTGACAGGATTATACAAAGCAGAAATCCAAATGAACTCCCTCGCCGAATTCAGCCCCACAGACTGGTGGTCCTATAACGGGCTACTTTATCTGGAGTTTGCTTCGGACAATGCCTACGATAGACGTGGTGATAATTCGGTTTTCAACAAGCTATCCGATGGAACATTAACGAGCAATAACGGCAACTTAGACAATTATTGGCAGTATACCTATAAGAAAATCGCCCGTGCAAATTATTTCCTTGAAAATATTGATAAGACGCCGATTTCAGCTGAACTACTCGCTCGTTTCAAGGCAGAAGCGCGCTTTATACGTGCCTGTCAATATTTCTACCTCTCTCAATACTGGGGTGACGCTCCCTTGGTGACCAAAACCTTAACACCCAATGAGGCGAATCAGGTATCCAAAGCAAAAAAACAGGAATTGGTTACTTTTGTTGAACGTGAATTACAGGAAGCGGCAAACGACTTACCGAGTTATGGCAAATTGACTGCCGCAGAACGGGGCCGCGCAAGCAAACAGGCAGCCCTCGCTTTCCTGGGACGCATCCAACTGGCCGAAAAAGCCTACGCCGACGCGATCAAAAGCTATGAGCAGATCATCAATGCCAATGAAAATAGCATTGATCCCAACTATTCAGGCTTATTTAATGGAACCAACGAAACGAGCAAAGAGATTATTTTTGCCACGCAGTATCTTGTTGATCTCGCTGGAAACGGTATGTTCCAACACAATTTTCCCGCAGTCGCTGGGGGGTGGCATCTCCATTGCCCGCTTGGTAGCCTTGTAGAAAGCTATGGTTTCACCGATGGAACGGCATTTTCGTACGATGATCCGCGCTATAATGCGCAAGACATCAGCAAAAACCGGGATCCGCGTTTAGCCTTCACGGTGATAACAAATGGAGACCGCTTTAAAAATTTAAAATACACCTCACATCCAGATTCCACATTGTCTATTGATCAATTGACAACAACAAAACAGGCAACACGCACGGGCTACGGATTGCGCAAGTTCAACGACGAAGGCTTTAGTGGAAACTTACAAAACTCTGGAGCCGATGTTCCTATTATACGCTACGCCGAAGTCCTCCTGAGTTACTTTGAAGCCAAACTCGAAAATGGTGATCCTATTACCAGCGACCTACTGGACAAAACCATCAACGCTGTCAGAAAAAGAAACAGCGTTAATATGCCAGCCATAACCGTCCAAAGCAGCAGCGCACTGCGTTCGACCTTACGTAACGAAAGACGTGTCGAACTTGCACTGGAAGGCCTTCGCTACTGGGATCTGCTGCGCTGGGGTATAGCAAAAGATGTATTGAAAGGTGATTTTTATGGCGCTCCATTCCCGAACGCAAAAAATCTCCGTATAAAATCCGGTGGAAGTAAAGACCCGTATAACCGCTGGTACGTAACCAGCAAGTCCTTCCGAGCTGGCCAAGATGAACATTGGCCAATTCCACAGAATGAAATTAATATCAATCCAAATTTAAAATAG
- a CDS encoding SusC/RagA family TonB-linked outer membrane protein, whose product MNFKFLVHRNRIAVNIPKQWKTKMKLSAFFTLACVVKLSAASYAQSITIKAKKMSLVQVLRTIQKQSGVPFLLNGKELAELKIEAQVRNMPLEKAVPILLKGQPVDWSFQDNMLVVTKLKTNHLTYDLPSNYVLVQQNRTIKGNVHDSKGTALQGATIMIKGSTKATTTDASGNFQIEANNNAVLVIKMIGYQTKEIPLANQLYLNIELSQHIDALEEVVVVGYGTTKKKELIGSVSQVDGKQLAKRSVPQLAQALTGQMPGVTVIQRSGQPGAANNTIQIRGVGSFGASTDALILVDGIPTNSFNDIDPNDVASISVLKDASSAAIYGARAANGVILVTTKTGAAGGKLTVNYNGYYGIQKPTAFPEFVNSWEYASLLNETTSGGGGYTAEEIQKFKDGSDPDNYPNANYMASSFKSQATQTGHNLNISNTTDKIQYTLSAGFLNQKGIVIKNNFDKYNVRLNLISNLNDKLKLTTRVAAIQTETDEPAAPATLDFSRMTDIISQVIRYPAIYPIRLSNGDWGAGNNLKGTPVSFLESESFYKEKVSNISGNARLDWKPISDLTLSAIGGYTQTNGRTKLFRASQRINNSIILGPSNLNQSAPYDTYKTFQALADYTKTFGSHNLKILGGYSFEKGYSEGLSAYRQNFPSNDLTELNVGSPDGQQNAGTASEWALESLFARIQYNYAKKYLVEGVVRYDGSSRFPTDKKYATFPSIAVGWLLSEESFIKDHYSWIDELKIKGSYGVLGNQNIVGNIQQRVVSNYPYQDVLNPGYNYPFGNTISPGVARTTIVDPTLRWESTRTADAGLEVALLKNLLTFSSTYYNRYTYDILVSPGSSVSKVLGFEVGVQNSGKLRNSGWEFTLGHQKKLNEFSYNVNLNFSTVKNRVVDLGVGNINQPNGLVGNGSTLFIGYPIQAYYGYQADGLFIDAADIASWANQTSINPKPQPGDIRYKDISGPDGIPDGKVDATYDRTVIGSRIPKYTYGMNIGMSYKGFDLGILLQGVSGVKGLLDNYAGFALTQNGNIQRWQADGRWTVANPDRNAIYPRIEQLPNTGTPNTLLSDYWLLDASYLRLKNIQLGYAIPKNILAKWKLSSLRIYANAENLFTKSNYRKGWDPEINSSGAYYPIMRNFTFGVNLSF is encoded by the coding sequence ATGAATTTTAAATTTCTTGTTCATAGAAATCGAATTGCTGTGAACATTCCCAAGCAATGGAAGACCAAAATGAAGCTGAGCGCATTTTTTACTCTTGCATGTGTTGTTAAGCTGTCTGCAGCCAGCTACGCACAATCAATCACGATTAAAGCCAAAAAAATGTCTTTGGTGCAGGTACTACGTACCATCCAAAAACAGAGTGGCGTCCCCTTTCTATTGAATGGTAAAGAACTTGCTGAACTAAAAATTGAGGCGCAGGTTCGTAATATGCCTTTAGAAAAAGCTGTACCGATCCTCTTAAAAGGCCAACCTGTCGATTGGAGTTTTCAGGATAATATGCTTGTCGTAACGAAGTTAAAAACAAACCACCTAACGTATGACCTTCCAAGCAATTACGTCTTAGTGCAACAAAACCGTACCATCAAGGGAAATGTTCACGATAGCAAAGGAACCGCGCTCCAAGGTGCAACAATTATGATAAAAGGTTCGACAAAGGCAACTACTACAGATGCAAGTGGTAACTTTCAGATTGAAGCAAATAATAACGCCGTACTTGTCATTAAAATGATCGGCTACCAAACCAAGGAAATCCCATTGGCCAACCAGCTTTACCTCAATATTGAACTTAGCCAGCATATCGACGCATTGGAGGAAGTCGTCGTCGTAGGCTACGGTACGACAAAAAAGAAAGAACTAATCGGTTCGGTTTCCCAAGTTGATGGGAAACAACTCGCCAAACGCTCCGTTCCCCAGCTTGCTCAGGCCCTCACAGGTCAAATGCCGGGCGTGACCGTCATACAGCGATCTGGCCAACCCGGGGCAGCAAACAATACCATACAGATTCGTGGTGTGGGATCATTCGGCGCCAGTACCGACGCACTTATTTTAGTTGACGGTATCCCCACCAATTCCTTTAATGATATTGATCCAAATGATGTTGCCTCGATATCGGTATTGAAAGACGCCTCCTCAGCAGCCATATATGGAGCTAGAGCCGCAAACGGCGTTATTCTAGTAACAACAAAAACAGGCGCAGCTGGCGGAAAATTAACGGTCAATTACAATGGTTATTATGGGATCCAAAAGCCAACAGCCTTCCCCGAATTTGTCAACTCTTGGGAGTACGCTTCCTTACTCAACGAAACCACAAGTGGTGGCGGTGGTTATACGGCCGAAGAAATCCAAAAATTTAAGGATGGCTCAGATCCTGACAATTATCCCAATGCCAATTATATGGCAAGCTCATTTAAGTCACAAGCAACGCAAACAGGCCACAATTTAAATATATCCAATACCACAGATAAAATACAATACACCTTATCTGCTGGTTTTCTGAATCAAAAAGGTATTGTCATCAAAAACAATTTTGACAAATACAATGTCCGCCTCAATCTCATATCAAACCTCAATGACAAGCTCAAATTAACGACGCGGGTAGCGGCAATTCAGACCGAAACAGACGAACCGGCAGCACCGGCAACGCTCGACTTCTCCCGCATGACGGATATCATTTCTCAGGTGATTCGCTATCCCGCCATATACCCTATTCGGTTGAGCAACGGTGACTGGGGTGCAGGAAATAACCTGAAAGGGACACCCGTATCTTTCCTGGAGAGCGAATCCTTCTACAAAGAAAAAGTATCCAATATATCGGGAAACGCAAGGCTCGATTGGAAACCGATTTCAGATCTGACCTTATCCGCTATTGGCGGGTATACGCAGACGAATGGCCGTACAAAACTTTTCAGAGCTTCGCAAAGGATCAACAATTCCATAATTCTGGGCCCCTCAAATCTGAACCAAAGTGCGCCCTACGACACTTATAAAACTTTTCAAGCTTTAGCAGACTACACGAAGACTTTCGGGTCGCATAACCTGAAAATATTAGGTGGTTATTCTTTCGAAAAAGGCTACAGCGAAGGTTTAAGCGCTTACCGCCAGAATTTTCCCAGCAATGATCTTACCGAGTTAAATGTAGGTTCACCAGATGGGCAACAGAACGCTGGGACAGCCTCAGAGTGGGCATTGGAATCATTATTTGCACGCATACAATATAATTATGCCAAGAAATACCTTGTCGAGGGTGTTGTTCGATACGATGGGTCATCCCGTTTTCCAACCGATAAAAAATATGCGACCTTCCCTTCGATTGCAGTAGGTTGGTTGCTGAGTGAAGAATCGTTTATAAAGGACCATTATAGTTGGATCGACGAATTGAAAATCAAAGGATCTTATGGGGTACTTGGAAACCAAAATATTGTCGGTAATATACAACAGCGTGTTGTCTCTAACTACCCATACCAGGATGTTTTAAATCCGGGTTATAATTACCCTTTTGGAAACACCATTTCTCCCGGGGTCGCCAGAACCACCATTGTTGACCCTACGCTACGCTGGGAATCAACCCGAACGGCTGATGCTGGTTTGGAAGTGGCTTTACTTAAAAATTTATTGACATTCAGCAGTACCTATTATAACCGATATACTTACGATATTTTGGTGAGCCCAGGTTCTAGTGTTTCCAAAGTTTTGGGGTTTGAAGTAGGCGTACAGAATTCTGGAAAACTTCGAAATAGTGGCTGGGAATTCACCTTAGGACATCAAAAGAAGTTGAACGAATTTTCGTATAATGTGAATCTAAACTTCTCTACGGTCAAAAATAGGGTCGTCGATTTGGGTGTCGGCAATATCAATCAACCGAATGGCTTAGTTGGAAATGGTTCCACCTTATTTATCGGTTACCCCATACAGGCTTACTATGGCTACCAAGCCGATGGCCTATTTATCGATGCTGCTGATATTGCAAGCTGGGCTAATCAAACCAGCATCAACCCAAAGCCACAGCCAGGCGATATCCGATACAAGGATATTAGTGGCCCCGACGGCATACCTGATGGAAAAGTAGATGCCACATATGACCGAACTGTGATCGGATCACGTATCCCCAAATACACCTATGGGATGAATATCGGGATGAGCTACAAAGGGTTTGACTTAGGAATACTTCTTCAAGGTGTAAGCGGTGTTAAAGGCTTATTGGACAATTATGCTGGATTTGCGTTGACACAAAACGGCAATATCCAACGCTGGCAAGCTGATGGAAGATGGACAGTAGCCAATCCCGATAGAAATGCCATATATCCAAGAATTGAACAGTTGCCAAACACAGGTACTCCCAATACACTGCTGTCAGACTACTGGCTTTTGGATGCGAGCTACTTACGCCTCAAAAATATACAATTAGGCTATGCCATTCCCAAGAACATCCTTGCAAAATGGAAATTGTCAAGCCTGCGGATCTATGCAAACGCCGAAAACCTATTTACCAAAAGCAACTATAGAAAAGGCTGGGATCCGGAAATCAATTCAAGCGGCGCCTACTACCCTATTATGCGCAATTTTACATTTGGGGTTAACCTTAGTTTTTAA
- a CDS encoding FecR family protein, translated as MRLTDDIKQLIIKYIGDNLSPDEKTDLKLWLDESAEHRIFFEDLLDRDDFINDLNQWSLLQASDTMDWNERLKTKTLETIRSSAIKPSPIRNLKRLLPYAAALISLILGGLMYFMVVKKQATSISNRMVLNDVEAQNNNAEIRLSNGKVLQLSSQKGALVSGDKLTYEDGTVLQSESLKEDLMATVNTPAGTMLKLQLEDGSEITLNAKTTLKYPLHFAKNKRVVEVDGEAYFKITKNKKVPFQVVSNGQLIEVTGTEFNVNTYSKSQSTTTLVEGSINLSAQGQTLQLRPNQQALLASGQLSKKVVDPANYIAWLDNKFYFNETDLHTALQLIGQWYDLQIIYTQPIKETLLYGEIQRTKSLSAVLKILERSHIKFELIQENGIRKLFVSN; from the coding sequence ATGAGATTGACTGATGACATCAAACAACTAATCATAAAGTACATTGGCGACAACTTATCTCCCGATGAAAAGACCGATTTAAAGTTATGGTTGGATGAATCAGCAGAACACCGTATTTTTTTTGAAGACCTTTTAGATCGCGATGATTTTATCAATGATTTAAATCAATGGAGCCTACTTCAGGCCTCAGATACAATGGATTGGAACGAAAGGTTAAAGACAAAGACCCTAGAGACCATTCGGAGCTCCGCCATTAAACCATCTCCTATAAGAAACCTAAAGCGTTTGCTACCCTACGCTGCAGCTTTAATAAGCCTAATTTTAGGTGGTTTGATGTATTTCATGGTGGTAAAAAAACAGGCTACATCGATCAGCAATCGAATGGTCTTAAATGATGTAGAAGCACAGAACAACAACGCTGAAATACGACTTTCGAATGGAAAAGTACTCCAGTTATCCAGTCAGAAAGGAGCCCTTGTTTCAGGAGATAAATTGACCTACGAAGACGGTACTGTTCTACAAAGCGAATCTTTAAAAGAAGATCTGATGGCTACAGTCAATACCCCCGCCGGCACAATGCTGAAACTGCAATTGGAAGATGGCTCGGAAATTACACTCAATGCGAAAACAACACTCAAATACCCGCTTCATTTTGCAAAAAACAAACGTGTTGTTGAAGTTGACGGTGAAGCCTATTTCAAAATTACAAAAAATAAAAAGGTTCCATTTCAGGTCGTTTCCAATGGACAGCTCATCGAAGTCACCGGTACAGAATTCAACGTAAACACCTATTCGAAATCCCAAAGTACTACCACGCTTGTGGAGGGAAGTATCAATCTATCGGCGCAAGGGCAAACGTTACAGCTCAGACCCAACCAGCAAGCGCTCTTAGCTTCGGGTCAACTATCCAAAAAAGTGGTCGATCCCGCTAATTACATCGCGTGGCTCGACAATAAATTCTATTTTAATGAAACGGACCTTCATACTGCCCTACAACTGATCGGTCAATGGTATGACCTGCAAATCATCTACACGCAACCGATAAAAGAAACACTATTATATGGCGAAATTCAACGTACGAAAAGTCTATCGGCAGTCCTAAAAATTTTGGAACGTAGCCATATTAAATTTGAGTTGATCCAAGAAAATGGCATCCGGAAACTATTTGTTTCAAACTAA
- a CDS encoding EamA family transporter, with the protein MKDYKSTLYVAAGACSYGLLATIVKYANHLGIHTSLLTFLQFMFGFLFLLSFNLLSKPNAKEHNAIKFSSKIKLMVWGISLGLTTTLYYLSIQYIPVSVGIILLMQSIWISLVAEAVLLKKFPSKGKITGVIIVLLGTTLATNLFQNNNALDYRGIILGLGAGISYALAIYASSTVEKELPSSVRSQFLVLGGLLLIVAFWNMDIIRYMQVNAIPCGLLIAIFGTILPPLLFTKGIPKTGIAMGNIISSLEIPVSTLSAMLVLQEVVSGFQWFGILLILMAVIIINVGKP; encoded by the coding sequence ATGAAGGACTATAAATCGACACTCTATGTTGCTGCAGGCGCTTGCAGCTATGGACTCCTCGCAACGATCGTGAAATATGCAAACCATTTAGGGATACACACAAGTCTGTTGACCTTTCTGCAGTTTATGTTTGGTTTTCTCTTTTTGTTGTCCTTTAATCTGTTATCAAAGCCTAATGCAAAAGAACATAACGCCATCAAATTTTCATCAAAAATTAAACTGATGGTCTGGGGCATTTCCCTTGGTTTAACAACAACACTTTACTATCTCTCCATCCAATATATCCCGGTATCTGTTGGAATTATTTTACTGATGCAATCCATTTGGATAAGTTTGGTTGCAGAAGCAGTACTGTTGAAAAAGTTTCCGTCAAAAGGCAAGATAACAGGAGTTATTATTGTTCTGCTCGGAACGACCTTAGCAACCAATCTATTCCAAAACAATAATGCGCTTGATTACAGAGGAATAATACTGGGTTTAGGAGCGGGAATAAGTTATGCGCTGGCGATTTATGCTTCAAGCACAGTGGAGAAAGAGTTACCGAGTTCGGTACGAAGCCAATTCTTGGTCTTAGGCGGACTGCTGCTCATCGTCGCATTTTGGAACATGGATATTATTCGGTATATGCAAGTTAATGCAATCCCCTGTGGATTACTGATTGCCATTTTTGGAACGATCCTACCGCCTTTATTGTTTACAAAGGGAATCCCGAAAACTGGAATAGCGATGGGAAATATTATTTCAAGTCTGGAAATCCCCGTTTCAACCTTATCTGCCATGTTGGTTCTACAGGAAGTTGTTTCAGGATTCCAATGGTTTGGCATACTCCTGATTTTAATGGCTGTCATTATTATTAATGTTGGTAAGCCGTAG
- a CDS encoding alpha/beta hydrolase — translation MKTVYTLLFSALSLPLAAQQIIKTQIHSAKMNKNIETVIITPDMQDGINYKTVYILHGYSGNPTRTVQGDIPDLIQKAKTFQTIYVLPNGNFNSWYVDSPIDPHSQYSTFIGNELVNYIDHHYPTQQNRNARGILGWSMGGYGALHIGIAYPQTFSIVGSSCGALDFDRFGQAYQQYQVDKVLGDFKNLNDVDRIYSNEDKMKHNKQRYILDCGTEDLQMLEMNRTFHKHLTNKNIEHLYIESKGGHDTAYWSKSLSQQLALFQNYFQHEGL, via the coding sequence ATGAAAACAGTATACACCCTCCTATTTTCTGCCCTTAGCCTACCATTGGCGGCACAGCAAATTATTAAGACGCAAATCCATAGTGCCAAAATGAACAAAAACATTGAAACTGTCATAATTACACCCGACATGCAAGACGGGATCAATTATAAAACAGTTTATATACTCCACGGTTATAGCGGCAACCCCACCCGCACAGTGCAAGGAGATATTCCCGACTTAATCCAAAAAGCAAAAACATTTCAGACTATTTATGTGCTCCCAAATGGCAACTTCAATTCTTGGTACGTAGATAGCCCCATCGATCCACATTCACAGTACAGCACCTTTATCGGAAATGAGCTAGTCAATTACATCGATCATCACTACCCGACGCAACAAAACCGAAATGCGCGCGGAATACTGGGCTGGAGTATGGGTGGCTACGGAGCATTGCACATCGGCATAGCCTACCCACAAACATTTTCGATCGTCGGAAGTTCATGCGGCGCACTTGATTTCGACCGCTTTGGACAAGCCTACCAGCAATATCAGGTAGACAAGGTATTGGGCGATTTCAAAAATCTGAACGATGTAGACCGCATCTACAGCAACGAAGATAAAATGAAGCACAATAAACAACGCTATATCCTCGATTGTGGAACTGAAGACCTGCAAATGCTGGAAATGAACCGGACATTCCACAAGCATCTGACCAACAAAAACATCGAGCATCTTTACATCGAATCAAAAGGTGGACACGATACTGCTTATTGGAGCAAATCACTATCACAACAGTTGGCTTTATTTCAAAACTACTTTCAACATGAAGGACTATAA
- a CDS encoding Crp/Fnr family transcriptional regulator: MIEKLLFEMNTYAALSAETTDILKTIFQVKQFKKNEHILRAGEYAKYYYFICKGLLGYYKLDADGNTIYKMFFEENSFCASTAAIITETPSAFNIVALEDVELIQYSAKAFRELVRTKHDLALFQIAYLEKNWVVKKEPLEIELKWESAKERYLELHQNQVLFKRLKQHHIASYLGVTPTQLSRIRKELK, from the coding sequence ATGATAGAAAAACTACTCTTCGAAATGAATACTTATGCTGCGCTCAGTGCAGAAACAACAGACATTTTGAAAACTATCTTTCAGGTGAAGCAGTTCAAAAAAAATGAACATATTCTACGTGCTGGAGAATATGCCAAGTACTATTATTTTATCTGCAAAGGATTATTAGGCTATTATAAATTAGACGCTGATGGTAATACCATCTATAAAATGTTTTTTGAAGAAAATAGCTTTTGTGCTTCCACCGCCGCCATCATCACAGAAACACCGAGCGCGTTCAACATCGTTGCACTCGAAGATGTTGAGTTGATTCAGTATTCTGCCAAGGCTTTCCGTGAGCTTGTCCGGACAAAGCATGATTTAGCACTCTTTCAGATAGCCTACCTGGAAAAGAATTGGGTGGTCAAAAAAGAACCACTTGAAATCGAGCTGAAATGGGAATCTGCGAAGGAACGTTACCTTGAACTTCATCAGAATCAAGTGCTTTTCAAACGCCTCAAGCAGCATCATATTGCCTCCTATCTTGGTGTAACACCCACGCAATTGAGCCGTATCCGTAAGGAATTAAAATAA
- a CDS encoding lipopolysaccharide assembly protein LapA domain-containing protein, whose protein sequence is MRNIFLILITVIITVVCVKNPQSVQLNFLGESQVALWKLLLTFFIAGIVFVSLLKTGKKKQQVHEQEEIDESEEENDHKKPQLSDEDREFLS, encoded by the coding sequence ATGCGTAATATCTTTTTAATCTTAATTACGGTTATCATCACAGTTGTCTGTGTCAAGAATCCGCAATCGGTTCAGCTCAATTTTCTCGGGGAATCACAAGTGGCACTATGGAAGCTACTATTGACATTTTTTATTGCCGGAATTGTCTTTGTATCGCTGCTAAAAACCGGAAAAAAGAAACAGCAGGTACACGAACAGGAGGAAATAGACGAATCGGAAGAAGAAAACGATCACAAAAAACCTCAATTATCGGATGAAGATCGAGAATTCCTCTCCTAA